In the genome of Natronomonas salina, the window GCTTCGAGGGCGAGGCCGCGGACTTCGTCGAGTGGGTGCTCTCCGACGGCCAGGAGTACGTCCGGGAGAACGGCTACGTCCCCCTGGACGACCAGCGCCTCGAAGAAGCCCAGACCAAGCTCGAAGAGGGACCGTAATCGAACATGGCTGACTCGACCGGTGGAGCGCAGTCCGGCGGCGGCCGGCTCCGACGGCGGTTGCTCGCCGAGCGGGCGAGCAGCTACTGGCTCCGCGGCGCGGGCTACTTCGCCGTCGCGCTGTTCGTCCTGATCGTCCTGACGCTGCTGTACAAGTCGCTCCCGCTGCTGTCGGAGTACTCGCTGGTCCGGGCGATCACCTCCGCGAACTGGGACCCCGCCCAGAACGAGTTCGGGTTCATGCCGGCCATCGTCGGCACGATATACGTCACCGGATTGTCGATGCTCATGGGGACGCCCATCGCGATCCTCGCGGCCATCTACATCGCCGAGTACGCGGAGGGCCGGACGCAGGCCCTCGTCTCGTCGTTCATCGACGTGCTGGCGGCGATCCCGAGCGTCATCTTCGGGCTGGTCGCGCTCGTCGTGGTCGTCCCGTTCGTCGGTGACTACCTCGCGCCGGCCGTCGGGGCCAACGCCACCGGCCTGGGGATACTGACCGTCAGCCTCGTGATGGCCATCGTCGTCACGCCGTTCATGATCTCGCTGTCCGTCGAGTCCCTGGAGGCGCTCCCCGACGAGTTGCGGGAGTCCTCGCTGGGCGTCGGCGCGACGAAGTGGGAGACCATCCGGTCGGTCCTCCTGCGGGCCGCCGGCCCGGGCATCTTCTCGGCCATCCTGCTGGGCTTCGGTCGCGTCTTCGGGGCGACCATCGTCCCGGCGATGCTGATCGGCGGCCAGACCCACGTCCCCGACTCGGTGTTCGCGACGGGCCAGACGCTGCCGACCCTCATCGTCAACGACTTCGGCGAGCTGATGTCGCTGCCGCTGACCCAGTCGGCGCTGATCTTCGTCGGGCTGATGCTGGTCGTGGTCGTCTGGCTGTTCAACTTCGGGGCGATGCTCGTCCGCCGCCGGCTCCAGCGGAGGTGGCAGTTCTGATGGACCGCTACGCGAAGCAGCGACTCGTCGGGGCGCTCGTCCGCGGGGCCGCCGCGCTCGTCGTCGCCGTGATGGTGCTGGTCGTCGCCGTGACCGTCTACCGGGGCGGTCGCGTCTTCCTGACGAACCCGTCGGTCGTGGTCACCCCGCCGGGGTCGCGGTACATGCTCGAGGCGGAGGGCGGGTTCCTCCACGCGGTCCTGGGGAGCATCTTCATCGTCGGGCCGGCGACGGTCGTCTCGGCGGTGCTCGCGGTGTCGACGGCGACGTACCTCCAGAGCGACTACTCCAGCGAGCGGTTCTCCGAGGTCGTCAACATGTTCCTGAACGTGCTCTGGGGGACGCCGCCCATCGTCTACGGCGTGTTCGTCCTGACGGTCATCATCGCCATCGGCGCCCGGACGAGCCTGTTCTTCGGCATCGTCGCCATCGCCGTCTTCCAGTACCCGATCATGACGCGGTACACCGACGAGGCGCTCCGCTCGGCGCCCGGGACGGTCCGCGAGGCGACCTACGGGCTCGGTGCGACGCGGTTCGAGAGCGCCATCATGACCGCCCGCGCGGCGCTGCCGGGGATCGTCGCGGGGGTCATCATGGGCTTCGCCCGCGGGATCGGCGACGCGGCGACGGTGCTGTTCACCGCGGGCCGCAGCACCCGGATGCCGGGCGGCCCGTTCGAACCCGCGACGACGCTGCCGGTCCTCATCTTCGACCAGGCGATGTCGTTCAACGCGGAGGTGCGCTCGCACGCCTACGCCGCGTCGTTCGTCCTCATCGTCGTCGTGCTGGGACTGATACTGCTCTCGAAGCTGCTGGCGGGCCGCTACGCGCGGTTCGCACCCGGAGGTCGACACTCATGACAGACACTGCACTCGCCACCGACAACCTTGCCGTAACGTACACCGGGAACCGCGTCGTCGACGCCGTGAAGGGCGTCACCCTCGAGTTCCCGGAGAACCGCCTGACAGCCATCATCGGACCGTCGGGCTGCGGGAAGTCGACGCTCCTGAAGGCCCTGAACCGGCTCCACGACATCCAACCGAACGTCGAGATCACGGGCGACGTCCTCTTAGGCGGGCAGTCGGTCTACCAGACAGACGACCCGGCCCCGGAGATCCGCCGGCGCATCGGTTACGTCCCCCAGGAGCCGACGCCGCTACCCGTCTCGATCTACGAGAACGTCGCCTACGGCCTGCGGATCCACGGCGGTTACGAGGACGAGGACGAACTCGACGACCTCGTCGAGGAGTACCTGCGGAAGGTGAACCTCTGGGAGGAGGTCGAGGGCCGCCTCGACGCCCCAGGTGCCGAGCTCTCGACGGGGCAGATCCAGCGGCTCTGCCTGGCCCGGTCGCTGGCCGTCGAGCCGGAGGTCCTGCTCTGCGACGAGGTGACCTCCGCGCTGGACCCCGTCTCCGCCGAGAACGTCGAGGAGACGCTCGCGGACCTCAAGGAGGAGTACACGATCGTGATGGTCACCCACAGCATGGACCAGGCCCGGCGGCTGGCCGACGAGGTGGTCTTCCTCTACCTCGGGGAGGTCGTCGAGACCGGCGACGTGAAGTCCTTCTTCGAGAACCCCCAGAAGGAACGCACCAGGCAGTTCATCCGGGGGCACACGCCCGTCGAACCCGACGAGTCCGATGGCGGGACGTCTCCCGAGCCCGAACCGGACCCGGCGTCGGACGAGGCCGTCGCGGGCCGCTGAGCGTCCGGGCCGGTCGCCGGAAAACGTAATGCCGACCGGGGGACAATCGGGAGGCATGTACAGATGGCTCGCTCCGAACCGACGCCCGTCCAGACGGGTGGGGATCTCCTGCTGGAAGGCCGATGCGTAGGAAGGAGTTCCGCGACCTGGCCGACCCAGAGGACGCCCACGAGGCGATCGCCTCGCTCGACCTCCGCCCCGACGACGAGACCGTCCCGCTGCGCGAGTCCCGGGGTCGCGTCCTCGCCGAGCGCGTCGACGCCGACCTCGACGTGCCGGGGTTCGACCGCGCCAGCGTCGACGGCTACGCCGTGACGGCGCGGGACACCTTCGGCGCCGACGAGGCCGACCCCGTGCGGCTCGAACTGGTCGGCGAGGTCCACGCCGGCGCCGAACCGGACGTCGAGGTCGGCGAGGGGGAGTGCGCCGAGATATCCACGGGCGCCGTCCTGCCGCCGGGCGCCGACGCCGTCGTCATGGTCGAGCGAACCGACCGGGAGGACGACGAGGTCCTCGTCCGCACCTCGCTCGCACCGGGCGACCGCGTGATGTTCGCGGGCGCGGACGTGGCCGCGGGCGAACGCGCGCTCGGCCCCGGCACCGTGCTCACGCCCCGCGAGATCGGCCTGCTGTCCGCGCTCGGCGTCGACGAGGTGCCCGTCCGCGGGCGACCCACGGTCGGCATCATCTCGACGGGCGACGAACTCGTCCGACCGGGCGAGGCCCTCGACAGCGACGCCGGCGAGATCTACGACGTCAACAGCTACACGACCGCGACCGCCGTCGAGGAGGCCGGCGGCGAGGCGCGGCTGTACCCCCACGCCGGCGACGACTACGAGGCGATGGAGTCGGTGCTCCGGGAGGCGGCCGCGGAGTGCGACCTCGTGCTCTCCTCGGGGTCGACCTCGGCCTCTGCGGTGGACGT includes:
- the pstC gene encoding phosphate ABC transporter permease subunit PstC, translated to MADSTGGAQSGGGRLRRRLLAERASSYWLRGAGYFAVALFVLIVLTLLYKSLPLLSEYSLVRAITSANWDPAQNEFGFMPAIVGTIYVTGLSMLMGTPIAILAAIYIAEYAEGRTQALVSSFIDVLAAIPSVIFGLVALVVVVPFVGDYLAPAVGANATGLGILTVSLVMAIVVTPFMISLSVESLEALPDELRESSLGVGATKWETIRSVLLRAAGPGIFSAILLGFGRVFGATIVPAMLIGGQTHVPDSVFATGQTLPTLIVNDFGELMSLPLTQSALIFVGLMLVVVVWLFNFGAMLVRRRLQRRWQF
- a CDS encoding PstA family ABC transporter permease, which codes for MDRYAKQRLVGALVRGAAALVVAVMVLVVAVTVYRGGRVFLTNPSVVVTPPGSRYMLEAEGGFLHAVLGSIFIVGPATVVSAVLAVSTATYLQSDYSSERFSEVVNMFLNVLWGTPPIVYGVFVLTVIIAIGARTSLFFGIVAIAVFQYPIMTRYTDEALRSAPGTVREATYGLGATRFESAIMTARAALPGIVAGVIMGFARGIGDAATVLFTAGRSTRMPGGPFEPATTLPVLIFDQAMSFNAEVRSHAYAASFVLIVVVLGLILLSKLLAGRYARFAPGGRHS
- a CDS encoding phosphate ABC transporter ATP-binding protein, translating into MTDTALATDNLAVTYTGNRVVDAVKGVTLEFPENRLTAIIGPSGCGKSTLLKALNRLHDIQPNVEITGDVLLGGQSVYQTDDPAPEIRRRIGYVPQEPTPLPVSIYENVAYGLRIHGGYEDEDELDDLVEEYLRKVNLWEEVEGRLDAPGAELSTGQIQRLCLARSLAVEPEVLLCDEVTSALDPVSAENVEETLADLKEEYTIVMVTHSMDQARRLADEVVFLYLGEVVETGDVKSFFENPQKERTRQFIRGHTPVEPDESDGGTSPEPEPDPASDEAVAGR